A window of the Thunnus albacares chromosome 15, fThuAlb1.1, whole genome shotgun sequence genome harbors these coding sequences:
- the fam241a gene encoding uncharacterized protein FAM241A: MSAVTPPVQDQYVFHRRDFEEPSFENQSRCHTPPQPVLGARQIAPHQQRHRGDAIRTRPRPPSNPGSRWPHMDDPTTREPQTDDCERMGTLFGMINKCLRGMGFSQMYFGDKIVEPVVIVFFWLLLWFLGIQALGLVGTLCIIIIYIQKE, from the exons ATGTCCGCTGTAACGCCGCCTGTGCAGGACCAGTATGTTTTCCATCGACGTGATTTTGAAGAGCCGTCGTTTGAAAACCAGAGCAGATGTCACACTCCTCCTCAGCCCGTCCTCGGCGCGCGGCAGATCGCACCACACCAGCAGCGACACCGG GGTGACGCCATCAGGACCCGACCACGGCCTCCCAGCAACCCCGGCAGCAGGTGGCCACACATGGACGACCCCACTACCAGGGAGCCTCAGACGGATGACTGTGAGCGGATGGGGACTCTGTTCGGGATGATCAACAAGTGTCTGCGGGGGATGGGCTTCAGCCAGATGTACTTTGGGGACAAGATAGTGGAGCCGGTGGTGATCGTCTTCTTCTGGCTGCTCCTCTGGTTCCTGGGCATCCAGGCGCTCGGACTGGTGGGAACTctgtgcatcatcatcatctacatCCAGAAGGAATGA
- the lrit3b gene encoding leucine-rich repeat, immunoglobulin-like domain and transmembrane domain-containing protein 3b has product MYLLVILHILQSSLSVVHSCPALCACTYGNTGIAELRLVQCSDPGISAVPINVPADTVKLRLEKTLISRVPRAAFYNLSELRFLWLTYNSITSIHPSSFVNLKALRELRLDGNLLTAFPWEGLRDMPRLQTLGLHNNRLSSLPAHAALFLPNITYLDLSSNRLTILPAELLDLWFPLPGQQGGPVQRRILGLHDNPWLCDCQISMVMSLSMSLGSPVVLMDQLLTCSRSLGQSGMLLTQVQLSRCMRPSVQPAATRVISPLGSNVILRCDATGYPTPTLTWIKTSANADCCQKNILDNSEQLPRNLESFMQESPRVGVRWSIISLNGLSYKDAGEYRCQARNMAGISEAPIKLKVVGLTRLTRLPKKKSQKTPPKSSSKYRKPNQTLAAIPTPSMKENQILQNIIPPTPIT; this is encoded by the exons ATGTATCTGCTGGTCATTCTTCACATCTTGCAGTCCTCTCTGTCGGTGGTCCACTCCTGTCCAGCTTTATGTGCCTGCACTTATGGGAACACTGGAATAGCAGAGCTCAG GTTGGTGCAGTGCAGTGACCCTGGAATCTCAGCTGTTCCCATTAATGTCCCAGCTGACACAGTCAAGCTGCGCCTGGAGAAGACCCTAATCTCCAGGGTGCCCCGAGCAGCCTTCTACAACCTGTCAGAGCTGCGCTTCTTGTGGCTGACCTACAACTCCATCACATCAATCCACCCCAGCAGCTTTGTGAACCTGAAGGCCCTGCGAGAGCTGCGTCTGGATGGAAACCTCCTGACAGCCTTCCCCTGGGAGGGGCTGAGGGACATGCCCCGCCTTCAGACTCTGGGCCTCCACAACAACCGTCTGTCCAGCCTTCCTGCCCACGCTGCACTCTTTCTCCCCAACATCACCTACCTCGACCTGTCCAGCAACAG gCTGACTATATTGCCTGCTGAGCTGTTGGACCTTTGGTTTCCTCTCCCTGGTCAACAGGGAGGACCAGTACAAAGAAGAATTTTGG GTCTCCATGACAACCCCTGGTTGTGTGACTGCCAGATCTCCATGGTGATGTCACTCTCCATGTCCCTGGGGAGTCCTGTGGTTCTCATGGACCAGCTGCTGACATGCAGCAGGTCTTTGGGTCAGTCAGGGATGCTGCTGACCCAGGTCCAGCTGTCCCGCTGTATGAGGCCCTCTGTCCAGCCTGCAGCCACCAGAGTCATCTCTCCACTGGGCAGCAACGTAATCCTCCGCTGTGACGCCACTGGCTATCCAACACCAACTCTGACCTGGATCAAAACCTCAGCCAATGCTG ATTGCTGCCAAAAGAACATCCTTGACAACTCTGAACAGCTACCCAGGAATTTGGAAAGCT TCATGCAGGAATCTCCTCGAGTAGGAGTTCGCTGGTCAATAATCAGCCTGAACGGGTTATCCTACAAGGATGCTGGTGAATATCGCTGCCAGGCACGGAACATGGCAGGAATATCTGAAGCTCCAATTAAGCTGAAGGTGGTGGGACTCACAAGACTAACCCGACTCCCAAAAAAGAAGTCCCAGAAGACACCACCCAAGTCATCATCAAAATACAGAAAGCCAAACCAGACTCTAGCTGCCATCCCCACCCCCTCAATGAAGGAGAATCAGATACTCCAAAACATTATACCACCTACCCCAATTACATAA